A region of the Ptychodera flava strain L36383 chromosome 22, AS_Pfla_20210202, whole genome shotgun sequence genome:
CCACAGAAGCAAGTCAGTCAAAAAGCCATAACAAGAAAAAGAGGAAACGAGTCAAGAAACTGGTCTCTCAAATTAAGGAGCAATTAGAGTTCTACTTTGGTGATGCCAACTTAAGAAAAGACAGATTTCTGAAGCAGGAAATGGAGAGCAATGATGGATTTGTGAAGATTTCTACTCTACTAACATTTAATAAGCTGAAGACGATGACTGAAGATGAGAAGTTGGTTTCAAGAGCTGCTAAAATATCAGACCGTCTCAAGGTAAAGTGATGGGTATTTTGTCAGCAAGTGCTTGTTGTGATATATGACCATGTCATGATAAGGGTTCAAGCCTGAAACATATGAACACTAAAGAAATACACTGAATTTTACCAAGGTCCGAGTGACTTGGTTAACATGTTCTGTCTCCCTACTGATAATTTAGTAATCTGTTCTGACAGTTGTCCATTTGTTATTTTTCACTCTTTGATCGTTCATAGGTGAACAATGACGGCAGTCGGATTGGAAGGAGTAAACCACTCACAGAGTCCAAATACAACATAGATGACCTCACTGTCTATGTGGTAAGTCTCTGCTAGAAGACCAACATCAATATTTGCACATaagcagtgtttcatccaggatggcatcaagaGGGGtatttccccctttaccagaaaatttaggggggatttcaccagttcataaTGTTCTgcttgtatctctaaggtgtgcctggcaccatttcatttagGGCTGGTTCGCCCTTAGCAAATTACTAGGGGAGGAGGCAAAATGTCAACAAAGGGGCAATCCCCCATCCCCCTGTTTAGATGTAACACTGGATAAGTAGTGATGTGTtccaacctgttcacccctaaccGCAGTGTAACACTTCCAGAATAACCATTGATGACAATGAGTCTGGGCTAAACCATTATTGTGAATGGGTTAAGCCAAGTGTACACATGATGTAGGAACACATCATATCTATGTGtagcatcacagtccctccacacaccatGTCATTTCACAatattgtttactttttacCGTGATTGTGCAAAACAATTGCACCTAGTTGTTTAAAATCTTCATGTTGTTCAACTTGTTGTCTATCAGTGACTTCAGTAGTGTTGATCTGTAGAGTTCAAGGTTTTGAAAGGCATGAACCAGATCAAAccagtgaaataaaacaaactgCTCTGATTTCAGTAGTTGTCAGGCAGCTTCAGGTGCTGTCTCATGTTGAGAAAAACTTAGGCGCTGTAAATGCGGtgaaaagtaaaacaatttaCTCTAGTTCATTTTGGAAAGTTTCTTGAAGTTCTGTCTTGTGTTTTGTTTATAGGAGTGTTTACCAAAGACAACCACTCATGACTGGCTGAAGTCTGTCTTCAGTTCCTGTGGCAAGGTGACCTATGTGAGCATTCCCAGGTTCAAAAGTACAGGCGACATCAAAGGCTTTGCATTCATAGAGTTTGAAACGCCTAGTGAAGCTGAAAAGGCATGTAAGGTGAGAATAGATTTGCTACTGATCCCACTTGATGATGTCGTCGCTGATGAACAAGGAATACACGTTTATGTATTATGCTTGATCCATTGtcctacataccaaatttgcaGAAGTGTGAGGTGTGACTCCAGAAGAGGGTGAAAACATGTTAGGCTCATTACGTTCACAGGAAATTTATAATAGAAATGTGATATCTATGCAACGTGAACATGGTATAgagatttaaggtagaatggactctcaaacttttataattcttttctgatctaccacttgttggggttcattttaaagctcttggtgtaagaaaactccCCATCATCTTATTAATAGTTGAGCATTCTGCTAAACTTCATTGCTGTAAAATCATTCTTTTCTTCTTATTATTATTTCTTACACACAGATGTTAAATAACCCACCAGAAGAAGCAGCCAGCAAAGTGGGAAAATTTCCCAAGACTAGAGCTGGTAAACCTGTCCCGCTACAAGAGACTGAGACAGCAGAAAGGGAAAGCAAAGACATTGCACATGTATCAAGTGACAGAAAGAGAAAACTTGATACAGAAGGAAGCCAGGAACAGACACAGGCAAGCTATCCAGTGGATAGTAAGGATGGTCTTGTCCAAGAGAAGCCATCCAAAACGAGTAGTGTCAGCTCAGATGGGGAGGGCAAGGCAAGGAAGAGGAAGAGGCAGAGAAGCGATGGAGAGGACAGCAGGAGTGTTGCCAAGGAAACCAAGGAAAGGGATGAAGAAAGTGACAGTAAGAAGAGGAGGAAAAAAGAAAAGTCGTCTGAGAAAAAGGGAAAGGACAGCCAGGAGCAtcaagagagagacagacaggaaGTTGCCGCTGATCAAGAAGATGGCAAGAAACGTGAAAAGGAGCGAGATAGAAGTCCATCTCCATCACAGGAGCAGGGCAGTGGGAAACGCGCGAAAAAACATAAACGTGATGACATTGATCATGGTGGACGTGAAAAACATAGAAAACATCTCAAAGATAAGGATCATGAACATGAAGAAGACCGTGACAAATGTGCTGAACATGACCGTGAGGGACATAGGAAACATGATAAACATGATCATGGTGATCATAAAAAACATAAGAAACATCTCAAAGAGAAGGATCATGAACATGAAGGTGACCATGAAAAACATACTGAATCTTACAGTGAGGAACGGTCAAGACATGAAACACATGACAGGGAGCAGAAACATAGCAGAAAACGGAAAGATAGCAAACATGAAGACAGTctggaaaatgaaaaacatgggAAGAAGAGAAAAGGGATGAAAAggatgatgatgacagtgatgcAGTTCACAGAACCAGACGACGTGTCAATAAAAAGGACAGTGAGTCAAAAGTCTGTGAAAAGCCAAAACGGAAGAGGAATAAAAAAAAGAAGATTAAAAGCAAGGAAAGGGTTGACACACCAAGGCTTAGAGTTCTACCAAAGTAAGTTTATTATGTATCTGGACCTTGAAATTAATGGAGCTGTTCCAGATATTATTTGCATTTATCGCTATTTATGGATATCAAAAAACATCATTAGAGACTCCTCTCACTGCTCTGTAATTCTGCAGATCTGTCTTGTATCCCATTGATATGTGTGGTTGTTCCATTTGTGTGCTTGGGTGTGCCTTTGGAAGAACTGATAAGCAAAAGGTAAAGAGTGTCTGTCATAAGTCAGTTTCACAAAGGTCCCTCAGGATTGTCAAATCTGGAACAAGAtctcaattttggtgtgaagtCTTTATGAGGAATATAAGGTGGTCCTGTTTTAGAGTTTCATATGACTTAACAGACAGGATGGGTCatcttttaaaggtatactgtcacctgttccaattttgccacagttaccatggaaagagaaaatctaaacaataacagattttaagcgggtggctgctttttaaaaacagcgccctcacatgggcattttgaataccaagtaaccatttgaccatatatgggcataatgagattacagatgactgtatacctttaatctaaAGGGAGTGAAGCAGCACCATAGTTTACTGGACATTTGACAACATCCTCCAACTCAAACCCCTGCATAATGATAGACCCTTCCTACTTTGGAGAGAGAAGCAGATCTGTACTTTCACAGTTTTATTTTCTTACAGAAAAGAATGGCTGGAATTGAAAACCGAATACTTACAGCTACAGAAAGCAAATATGGCCCAACTCAAGAAGGACATGGTTGCCCTGGAGGGTGACGGaaacaaaaaagaagaaaatgagGAGACTAAAGAGACTAAAGAAAGGCCGTCAGAAATTCCTTTTACCAAAGGAGttgtcatcaaatttgaaagtatcAAAGCCATTGCGACCAAAAGAATTCTTAGGGTAAGTGAAAGGTAACAGTGTGTTACCATGCAAAGAGAATTTTTCACAGAGTTGTCTGATCAATGTGTGCATGTGTTTGACACTTGAAGTAACATTCACCGAATGCATTTTGTTGTTTGTACACTGTCCTACTCAGCAGGCTGTATATCAGTAGAACACTGGTTGCTGAGTTGTAGATCTACATGTCAAAAGTTAACTGATCCACCCCAATTTGCCATAAACAAGTGCTCAGTCATCAATCTCTACAATGGCTAAACCACTGTAGAGAAAGTGTTAATAATAGCTACTTACCCTTGTTTATGGAAAAAGGCAAAATGACAATGGAGGAGTGGGAATCACAAGTGTGTAAggtatttcaaagttttgatgCATTTTGAGTCATCAAACTTTGCATGTGAATTTTTGGCTTTCAGGTTACAGAATAGGTGTTCAAAGAGACAGCATACACTCCTTACAgacataaaattttaaagcaaatttATCTGAAAGTCGTGAGCATTAAAAGTAAAATTCTTGCCATCTTACTGTATGTGCAGAAATGTTAAATTCTTGAAAACAATCAAATAATGGCTGCTAACTTGGCTTATCATTATTCTTTGGAGAGTTCATGACAAGAGAGAGAGTGAttgtaataacatttatttcTAATGGCTGCTATACTGCATGTTAATTCTATCTGGAGAACTTAATATTTATATTGTTAACAAAAACAGACGGTGACAGACTAACTTGGTTTACTCCATAGACTTCCAAATGAGACCACACAAACAGCATTCTAGAAGAATGCCGTTACAATATGAATATACAAATATCTGTGTTCTTAGGCACATTCTTAATGTGTACTTTTGTTCAACCACATCTTCCTCTCACAGGAACAGCTAGCCAACATCGCATCAGTTGCCTACATTGATATGAAGGATGGCGACAAATCCGGACTTGTGAGATTTCAAACACCAGAGGGCGCCAAGCTAATCGTGGAGCATTTCTCATCTGTGGGGAAAGAAGgcaaactccatacagcacTGCTATCAGGTTAGATATGTTtatctgaaaaaattattcCAACCATTTTCAGTTACTTTCCGTACTGTCAGAGTTTGTGTACAAAAACATCTGCCAACTAGACGAGATGACTCTATATTCTCAATATCACCTTTAAGCTTTCATGGTATTTCCTTGACAGGAGATGAGGAAAAACAGTATTGGGAGAAAATAAACACCGACAGGAACACCAAGTTGAGCTCTGGAAAGAATTCTAAGAGAGCGAAGAAGAAAGGACTTGAAAGGGTAATTATTGATTTATTGAAAACGATTCTTGTGTTCCTGTATAATTCTAGGTTCATATGAATAGCAGGTGCAAAGAATTGCAAGTTTTATCATGAGAAATGTGCTGTAATtcaattatatataaatattcccTTTAATGTGCAGTCTTGAAATGTGTGGACAACGTTCTTCTATCCTGGAAAATATCATTTATAACACTGTATACTAAAAAGTGTACTTTGACATCTGTTTTGTAAATGTGTTCTTTGTCTGAAGAAGTGAAATTAACAAAATGCAAATATACAGATATGAAAAGAATATTCTGATGTCATTGTCGACAGCAGTGTGAAACCCAAATATTGATAATTACAAATCCAAGTACATTTACAGACTTACTGCTCTCAGGAAAAGCTCTGTTTCTTTAGCATACATCATAAATtgtatttctgttttcttttagGTTTTGTCCAAAGCCAACAGAATGTCGACAGCAAACGCAGCATCAAGAGTTCATATTAGATTTGATGATGGAGACTGATAATAGAATATCATCACAGTCACAAGGGAAAGATCTTGCATTATAGAAGTTACACATTTCCAAGAGCGGTGATTGAAGTAGTGGTAGCGTTGTATGGAAAATTGGCATATCAGTACCGGCAATGACCTTAACAGAATTAGACTTGGTGTATTGAGTAGAAGTGACAGGCTGTGTATGCTGGCTGTACTGCTATTGACCTGGTCTATCCAATCTGTCATTCGCCATTTACGCGACTTGTCAGCCACAATCAACTTCGACTCTTCAAAGGCACTAGACTTCCAAAACTTGCAAACAAGTTTGataaacttttgacaaaagAGATCAACACCACTAGAATAAACTCAAATACCAACCTGTGGGAAAGGTGTTAAACAGCTTAAACATGGTGTTGTGGAACAACCTGAGGACAATAGGATCTATGGATTAGCTGACTGGCACATCGAGGTTCTCCATGGTTTGGATATATGATACCCAAATTAGAGAAATAATGTTTTTGATGCACTTTCTTGCTATAATGGCTTGTGTAGAGCTACTGAATAATGTTCAGTTTCGGCAAAGTAGCCGTACCAACATGGCTGCTGCCCGCCATTTTCAAGAACAAGTTTTGGCAAATTTGCACCAGAAGAATCTGTAATTCATTCTGAGgagatttttttgtaaaattcccTTTTTAGTTTTGTCAAATATCAGCAAGCTGTACGTTtcagtcttttttttttcaaagttacaaagtATACTGCCAACTGGAAAAAATTAGTTAATTTTGCTTTTATTCAagttcaatatcatatttgaaagaaTAATTACAACTATTTCTATGAAAAGCAATGTGTGAGATTTTTGCAAGCTGTAAGATCAAACGCAATTATCAAGGTTGATGATGAAATTGTACTGCCAACTGGAAAACATTtgttattgtcaatttttgaagagTTCACTGCTGTCTTTGCTGGATGTTttcttgtgtttgttttttgcatGGACATAAAAGACAGTGTACAGGTTTATGTCAAGCTGTAAGATCAAATGTAATGATCAgtgttgagaaaaaaaatgtactgTCAACTGGAGAACATGTTTTATTTCATCTTTCCAAGAGTTCAGtgcttgtgtttttgtttttacatttacatgaaaggtGTAGTGTGTGAGGTTTATCAAGTTCATAGGTCAAAAGGTAATGGGCAAGGTTAATGACTTGCCAAATATAGTTACTGCACATTACTGTGACTGCAAAATCATGTTGGAGTACTTCTTACATtttttgaataataaagaaaaccATGACGTAGAGTACCGGTAGTGTCCTCTCTTTAAAGTGTCAAGATCATCAAAATCTAAATCTGTGACTTCTAACCAGAGTCCTGATAAATTGTCTGATTTTGAGATCTCATACTTTTTGCCTCTCAAGTCTATATGTAATTTTATAATCATGAAGAAAATGCCATATCCTTGCATAGAGAGTAAGGCTCAGTTTTGCAAGCCAAGGGTCTTTCCCAACAGCACTCTATTGGTTCTAAGAAAGTTGATTTTACCTGCTGTCTTGGGTACATACTGTTTTCATGACTtattttgagtttttcaattcTATTCAGTCAGTCTGCTGTCCAAACATAAGAGTTAACAGTAAATTTGGCTGTGTTTTATTGAATTCTTAATGTTTGAATGCTTTGAGAAAAGGTAATTTGTGTATAAAAGCACACTACCTTGTGACTTTAATACTTCACTCTTCTCCATAGCCGATCCACGGAAACTGAAAAAAGGATTGTTGAGGACAATTTGGCGTAAAGGTTTTCATGTTCCATAGGTTGCAATTTTCACTGTAattttttgtccatttttggttgaaaaataTTTCGGAGCCTCTTTTTTGACTCTCCACTGTCACTGTCATTTCAGACTGTGATGAAATCACTTACATTGTGTATTTCTTAATCTTTCCTAAAATGTGCCAAAGGattcatttgaaattcattttccaATCCTTTGCTAGATAGTTTCCAATTTTTGGATGCCCGAGAACTAGTGGAAGTCATGGTACAATTATTTCATCTTGGCAAAAATTGTTTCCATGTTAAGTAATGCAAGATGGCTTTCATGTTTTGATCTTGGGTTTCTTGCAGCTGTATTATGTCAATCTCATAAACATTACAGCAACTAtagttttttagctccgctgtcagcgacgtggagcttatcaaataggttgattttccgtcggcGTCTGTACGGCGTCTgtcatccgtcaacaattgccttctcctctgaaaccgcaagtccgattgctttgaaatttcatatgcagttcacgtgggatgacctcacttaagtttgttcaaatcgtggtgaaatttgcatatttgtatttttggggcattttttgctgtttttggtaaaaaaatctctgaaaccgctcgttcgattgctttgaaattcagtatgcagtttacttagggtgacttcagttagatttgttcaaatcgtggtgaaatttgcatatttgttttttaaggcaatttttgtcctttttggtcaaaaaatctttaaaaatcttcttcaaaactaccggtcagatagctttgatatttggtacataggtcccgaGGGATGATCtacttcagatttgttcaaattgtgcagaaatatgcaaatttgtattttttaggcaatttttgccattttcagtcaaaaaatgtgtttctcagaaaggactggtctgatagctttgaaatttggtatacaggtttctacagataaactaagtaatatttattgaatttcttatgaaatctgtaattctgtaattttggggcaatttttaccatttttggtcaaaaaatgtatatttccaaaattactcatctgatagctttgaaattcgatatgcaggttcctacaaatgaactaaatatgacatattgaaattaggacgaaatctgcaattttgtattttgggggcaatttttgccatttttggtcaaaaaatgtatttctccaaaaccactggtctgatagctttgaaatttgatatgcaggtttgtacagattaactaaatgtgatatattgaaattatgatgaaatctgcgattttgtatttttagggcaattttttgccatttttggtcaaaaaatttcttcctcAAAAACTGCAAATCTGATAGCATTGATAATtgttatacaggttccaagggattatttaaatatatgattaattgaaattatggtgaaatcttcaatttttatttcttcgggcattttttgccatttttggtcagaaaattttattctcaaaaaactactcgtcagatagctttggttgacatgttcttagggatgatccaatgtgatatattcaaatcgTCAATCgcgtatttttgcagttattttagccactacttttttctggccactgaagatttccaccttcttcatcaacatgtgtcaaaaaaagttattctctacataaacacagcggagctatattggCTGTTAGGTCGCTTCTTTATGTTCAAGCAGGACTCTTTCACCAATGTCACAGGCAATAAAGTGACAGAAATCCTAATTTATGCAATGAACTTCTCTCCAGTGCTGTGATCCCATAATTCACTTACTATTATGTGGTTTGAAAGtcttttgctccaactttcccTTATGAAATTATCAACCATGTTCTTACCAAATGAAGAATAAATTGGGTCAccctgcaaagtttggtacaagaataacaaattacCTAGTAACATTTACCGaaatattaaattcaaaaagactgccatccttgtgttaactctgtgggaaataaagatttctgattttcaaata
Encoded here:
- the LOC139122758 gene encoding LOW QUALITY PROTEIN: la-related protein 7-like (The sequence of the model RefSeq protein was modified relative to this genomic sequence to represent the inferred CDS: deleted 2 bases in 1 codon); translated protein: MADKKSETAEEPSAKTTTEASQSKSHNKKKRKRVKKLVSQIKEQLEFYFGDANLRKDRFLKQEMESNDGFVKISTLLTFNKLKTMTEDEKLVSRAAKISDRLKVNNDGSRIGRSKPLTESKYNIDDLTVYVECLPKTTTHDWLKSVFSSCGKVTYVSIPRFKSTGDIKGFAFIEFETPSEAEKACKMLNNPPEEAASKVGKFPKTRAGKPVPLQETETAERESKDIAHVSSDRKRKLDTEGSQEQTQASYPVDSKDGLVQEKPSKTSSVSSDGEGKARKRKRQRSDGEDSRSVAKETKERDEESDSKKRRKKEKSSEKKGKDSQEHQERDRQEVAADQEDGKKREKERDRSPSPSQEQGSGKRAKKHKRDDIDHGGREKHRKHLKDKDHEHEEDRDKCAEHDREGHRKHDKHDHGDHKKHKKHLKEKDHEHEGDHEKHTESYSEERSRHETHDREQKHSRKRKDSKHEDSLENEKWEEEKRDEKDDDDSDAVHRTRRRVNKKDSESKVCEKPKRKRNKKKKIKSKERVDTPRLRVLPKKEWLELKTEYLQLQKANMAQLKKDMVALEGDGNKKEENEETKETKERPSEIPFTKGVVIKFESIKAIATKRILREQLANIASVAYIDMKDGDKSGLVRFQTPEGAKLIVEHFSSVGKEGKLHTALLSGDEEKQYWEKINTDRNTKLSSGKNSKRAKKKGLERVLSKANRMSTANAASRVHIRFDDGD